In Bacteroidota bacterium, the following proteins share a genomic window:
- a CDS encoding cyanophycin synthetase, with the protein KPSEDVLRILSSLYPVSGRFECIRSADGITVIVDYAHTPDALENVLKTIHHVRKGSEQIITVVGAGGHRDKTKRPEMAAIVTEMSDKVILTSDNPRDEKPEDIIRDMQAGVGDENKKKVLVIVDRAEAIKTSIMLAAPKDIILLAGKGHETYQEINGVKHHFDDREVVKKIFSERDKN; encoded by the coding sequence GCAAACCATCAGAAGATGTGCTCAGAATTTTGAGTTCACTGTATCCTGTAAGCGGTCGTTTTGAATGCATCCGTTCTGCTGACGGAATAACGGTTATTGTTGATTATGCACATACACCCGACGCATTGGAGAATGTCCTTAAAACCATCCATCATGTCAGAAAAGGCAGTGAACAGATCATTACCGTAGTGGGTGCGGGCGGGCACAGGGACAAGACCAAACGCCCTGAAATGGCTGCTATTGTCACGGAGATGAGCGACAAAGTAATCCTTACTTCTGACAACCCGCGCGATGAGAAGCCTGAGGATATTATCCGCGATATGCAGGCCGGTGTGGGTGACGAAAACAAGAAGAAAGTTCTGGTTATTGTCGACCGTGCTGAAGCCATTAAAACCTCCATTATGCTTGCTGCCCCCAAAGACATTATTTTGCTGGCCGGTAAAGGGCATGAGACTTATCAGGAAATTAACGGTGTCAAACACCATTTTGATGACAGAGAAGTTGTGAAAAAGATATTTTCAGAAAGGGATAAAAACTAA